In a single window of the Methanolobus psychrophilus R15 genome:
- a CDS encoding transcriptional regulator, TrmB, which produces MNELIESLQQLGLTSYEAKALIALTQYGSGTAADIHALSGIPRSAVYGVITKLKDRGIIETQNTKPMRYKSIPPDRVIDILKEDYEKAIRYSQEQLEDIYRAVAGNTEEDAVWNINGVKNVNDKIVQMLESARKEVIFASSYQPLNRVIKVYPIMESLKDTVQKKINEGVKVKLTGRNKSWIADISKQFPGIEARAYDTESSHPLKGGILVVDDREILVLSVKDDGIPLNLTATWYNGKEQVHIFRHFIEAEWDTSSPVDIKR; this is translated from the coding sequence ATGAACGAATTGATAGAGTCACTCCAGCAACTTGGCCTTACTTCCTACGAGGCAAAGGCGCTTATCGCCCTCACACAGTATGGAAGCGGAACTGCAGCGGACATACATGCGCTTTCAGGCATCCCGCGCTCTGCTGTGTACGGTGTGATCACCAAGCTTAAGGACAGGGGAATAATCGAAACCCAGAACACCAAGCCCATGCGGTATAAATCAATACCACCTGACAGGGTTATTGACATACTGAAGGAAGACTATGAAAAGGCGATCCGTTATTCCCAGGAACAGCTTGAGGACATCTATCGTGCAGTGGCTGGAAATACAGAAGAGGATGCAGTATGGAACATCAATGGCGTGAAGAACGTCAACGACAAGATAGTCCAGATGCTGGAATCCGCCAGGAAAGAGGTCATATTTGCTTCCTCGTATCAACCTCTTAACAGGGTCATTAAAGTGTATCCAATCATGGAAAGTCTAAAGGATACCGTCCAGAAAAAGATCAATGAGGGTGTGAAGGTAAAACTAACCGGGAGAAATAAAAGCTGGATAGCAGATATTTCAAAACAGTTCCCCGGCATTGAAGCAAGGGCATACGATACAGAGAGTTCCCATCCTTTGAAAGGCGGGATACTCGTTGTCGATGACAGGGAGATACTTGTCCTTAGTGTCAAGGATGATGGCATACCCCTTAATCTTACAGCTACCTGGTATAACGGTAAAGAGCAGGTACATATTTTCAGGCATTTCATAGAAGCCGAATGGGATACCTCCAGCCCTGTTGATATAAAAAGATAA
- the gatC gene encoding aspartyl/glutamyl-tRNA amidotransferase subunit C: MITKEKVEHIGWLARIEIGEKESDAYAEKLNSVLDYFGQLDEVDTDGVEPTYHVMDVVNVFRKDEVRESLPQEEVLVNTEHRQEGNFKAPRIM, translated from the coding sequence ATGATCACTAAAGAGAAGGTTGAACATATAGGCTGGCTCGCGCGTATCGAGATAGGTGAGAAGGAATCGGATGCGTATGCAGAGAAACTTAACTCTGTTCTGGATTATTTCGGGCAGCTTGATGAGGTTGATACTGATGGCGTGGAGCCCACCTATCACGTAATGGATGTCGTGAATGTCTTCAGGAAAGACGAAGTGCGGGAGTCCCTGCCGCAGGAAGAAGTGCTTGTGAACACCGAGCACAGACAGGAAGGCAACTTCAAAGCCCCGAGGATCATGTGA
- the gatA gene encoding aspartyl/glutamyl-tRNA amidotransferase subunit A, producing the protein MAAWTDISGIKQRIEASSAEEITASYLETIGKSRINGFTTVWDKALEVARGIDKDGNSGPMAGVPIAIKENISTTGLSTTCSSKILQGYVPPYDAHVIEKLKAAGAVILGKTNMDEFAMGTSTESSCYGPTLNPWDTGRVPGGSSGGSAAVVAAGEAPLSLGSDTGGSVRCPAAFCGVVGLKPTYGAVSRYGLISYANSLEQIGPMATTVADIAILMDVIGGYDHRDSTSIKKENTYVDSLKDDVKGLKIGVPEEYFGEGIDEGVKKAVWDAIGKYEDMGASWKKVSMPHTKYALASYYIIAMSEASSNLARFDGTRYGLRVEGETWHIMASKTRAQGFGEEVKRRILLGTYALSAGYHDKYYLKALKVRTLVKQDFDRALTDVDVLMAPTMPTPAFKIGEKIDDPLSLYLADVNTVPVNLAGVPSISVPCGFADGLPVGLQIIGKPFDENTILQAAYSFEQNTDHHTKRPGEVA; encoded by the coding sequence ATGGCAGCGTGGACAGACATTTCAGGCATTAAGCAACGCATTGAAGCAAGTTCTGCGGAAGAGATTACCGCCTCATACCTTGAGACCATCGGAAAAAGCAGGATCAACGGCTTTACAACGGTCTGGGACAAGGCGCTGGAAGTTGCCCGGGGAATAGATAAGGATGGGAACAGCGGACCTATGGCAGGAGTTCCTATCGCCATCAAGGAGAATATCTCCACCACAGGGCTTTCAACAACCTGTTCCTCTAAGATATTGCAGGGCTACGTGCCACCTTACGATGCACACGTCATCGAGAAGCTCAAGGCGGCAGGCGCTGTTATCCTTGGGAAGACCAATATGGACGAGTTTGCCATGGGGACATCCACCGAATCCAGCTGCTACGGGCCCACACTCAACCCATGGGATACCGGCAGGGTTCCCGGAGGCTCATCTGGCGGCAGCGCAGCAGTTGTCGCAGCAGGTGAGGCACCCCTATCCCTCGGCTCAGATACCGGCGGATCGGTAAGATGCCCCGCGGCCTTTTGTGGTGTGGTAGGACTGAAGCCTACATACGGTGCTGTTTCGAGGTACGGGCTTATCTCCTATGCCAACTCCCTGGAGCAGATAGGGCCTATGGCAACTACTGTTGCCGATATCGCGATACTTATGGATGTTATCGGCGGTTACGACCACCGGGACAGCACGTCCATCAAAAAAGAGAACACATATGTTGATTCTCTGAAGGACGATGTGAAAGGTCTTAAGATAGGTGTGCCCGAAGAATATTTTGGTGAAGGCATCGACGAAGGTGTCAAAAAGGCTGTGTGGGATGCTATAGGGAAGTATGAGGATATGGGAGCTTCCTGGAAAAAGGTGTCAATGCCGCACACTAAATACGCCCTGGCATCATATTATATCATAGCTATGAGCGAGGCATCATCCAACCTTGCCCGTTTTGACGGCACAAGGTACGGTTTAAGGGTTGAAGGAGAGACCTGGCATATAATGGCCTCAAAGACCCGTGCGCAGGGATTTGGTGAAGAGGTCAAGCGCCGGATATTGCTTGGCACATATGCCCTGTCTGCCGGATATCACGACAAGTACTATCTCAAGGCACTCAAGGTAAGGACCCTTGTTAAACAGGACTTTGACAGAGCGCTTACAGATGTTGACGTGCTTATGGCACCCACCATGCCGACACCGGCCTTTAAGATAGGCGAGAAGATAGATGATCCGCTCTCACTGTATCTGGCGGACGTGAATACCGTACCTGTCAACCTTGCAGGTGTACCTTCAATATCTGTTCCCTGCGGATTTGCAGACGGTTTGCCGGTGGGATTACAGATAATAGGAAAGCCTTTTGATGAGAATACCATACTTCAAGCTGCCTACAGCTTTGAGCAGAACACTGACCATCACACAAAGAGACCAGGCGAGGTGGCATAA
- the gatB gene encoding aspartyl/glutamyl-tRNA amidotransferase subunit B has product MVYDNPDGVRIGLEVHVQLNKLNTKLFCGCSTDYHDDEPNTHVCPVCLGLPGSLPVINEKAVEFAMKIGLALNCEIVGQTQFHRKNYYYPDLPKGFQTTQYDYPIASRGKVIIEGEDGERVIGVTRAHMEEDPGRLQHIGSIEKSKGTFINYNRSGMTLIEIVSDPDMRSPKEARRYLDKLRSILDYLDVFNGDLEGAMRVDANVSVFGGNRVEVKNISSFKGAERALLYEIMRQKNHVRRGGKIVLETRHFDEARGVTISMRTKEEEHDYRYFPEPDLVPMRVADKVPDILKTLPELPDAKRERFNSQYGIADMHARALTIQIKVANFYEEVAAKVDPKDAAVWVADILKGELNYRDTDVDAFKVDDIVEIISLVKQDKITEQSGVQIIRTILDEGGKPQDIVVSKGLLKVEDDIVAKAVEEAIAESPEAVADYLAGKEKSLNFIVGKVMQKTKGRADAREAREKVLARINK; this is encoded by the coding sequence ATGGTATACGATAACCCTGATGGTGTCAGGATCGGACTGGAAGTACACGTCCAGCTGAACAAGCTTAACACAAAACTATTCTGCGGCTGCTCCACGGACTACCATGATGACGAGCCCAACACCCATGTATGCCCCGTATGCCTGGGACTCCCGGGATCACTGCCGGTGATCAATGAAAAGGCGGTTGAGTTCGCCATGAAGATAGGGCTTGCCCTGAACTGTGAGATTGTAGGGCAGACCCAATTCCACAGGAAGAATTACTATTATCCGGACCTGCCAAAAGGATTCCAGACAACCCAATACGATTATCCTATCGCCAGCAGGGGAAAGGTCATAATCGAAGGTGAGGACGGGGAACGCGTGATAGGGGTCACCCGTGCCCATATGGAGGAAGACCCCGGCAGGCTGCAGCATATAGGTTCCATCGAGAAATCCAAGGGCACGTTCATCAACTACAACCGCTCGGGCATGACGCTTATCGAGATTGTCAGCGACCCGGACATGAGAAGCCCGAAAGAGGCAAGACGCTATCTGGACAAGCTCAGAAGTATACTGGACTATCTGGATGTATTCAACGGCGACCTTGAAGGCGCCATGAGAGTGGATGCCAACGTTTCAGTCTTTGGAGGCAATCGTGTGGAAGTTAAGAACATTTCATCCTTCAAGGGTGCCGAGAGAGCCCTGCTTTATGAGATAATGAGGCAGAAGAACCACGTTCGCCGCGGCGGGAAGATCGTCCTGGAAACCAGGCATTTCGACGAAGCCAGGGGCGTTACCATTTCCATGCGTACCAAGGAAGAGGAACACGACTACCGCTACTTCCCGGAGCCCGACCTCGTACCGATGAGGGTTGCGGACAAAGTCCCCGATATCCTGAAGACACTCCCCGAACTGCCTGATGCAAAGCGTGAGCGCTTCAACAGCCAGTACGGGATAGCCGACATGCATGCCAGGGCACTGACCATACAGATCAAGGTCGCGAATTTCTATGAGGAGGTCGCGGCAAAAGTGGACCCAAAAGATGCAGCAGTATGGGTTGCTGATATCCTCAAAGGTGAACTCAATTACCGTGACACAGATGTGGATGCATTCAAAGTGGACGACATTGTTGAGATTATCAGCCTTGTTAAACAGGACAAGATCACAGAGCAAAGCGGCGTGCAGATAATCCGCACGATACTTGACGAAGGAGGCAAACCTCAGGACATAGTTGTCTCAAAAGGTCTGCTCAAGGTCGAGGATGACATCGTTGCAAAGGCAGTGGAAGAAGCGATCGCTGAAAGTCCTGAAGCTGTGGCAGATTACCTTGCAGGAAAGGAAAAGTCCCTCAACTTCATTGTTGGCAAGGTCATGCAGAAGACAAAAGGACGCGCTGATGCCCGCGAAGCCAGAGAGAAAGTTCTTGCCAGGATCAACAAGTGA
- a CDS encoding 50S ribosomal protein L40E, translating into MARFPEAENRILNKKICMKCNARNASRATRCRKCSSESLRPKSKEAKGG; encoded by the coding sequence ATGGCAAGATTCCCAGAAGCTGAAAACAGAATACTGAACAAGAAGATATGTATGAAATGTAATGCACGCAATGCAAGCCGTGCAACCAGATGCAGGAAATGCAGCAGCGAAAGCCTGCGTCCAAAATCCAAGGAAGCCAAGGGTGGCTGA
- a CDS encoding geranylgeranylglyceryl phosphate synthase-like protein, with the protein MIQVEKYLNEIAEREGTVHLTLIDPASQSPEAAAEIAFAATMGGTDAIMVGGSTGAGGVLLDQTLLKIKERTDKPTILFPGNASGVSRYADAILFMSLLNSRDINFITTSQAMGAPLVYKSGIEPISMAYIIVEPGGTVGWVGDAKLIPKNKPEIAVAYALAGKYMGMHYTYLEAGSGAGEPIRPEMIAAVKHVLGDNKLIVGGGIRDGATAKQCAAAGADMIVTGTVVENSSNVTAKIEELVSAIKT; encoded by the coding sequence TTGATCCAAGTGGAAAAGTACCTGAACGAGATCGCGGAACGCGAGGGTACAGTTCACTTGACACTTATCGACCCGGCATCCCAGTCTCCTGAAGCAGCAGCAGAGATAGCTTTTGCTGCGACAATGGGAGGTACGGATGCTATCATGGTCGGCGGTTCCACAGGAGCCGGTGGAGTGCTGCTTGACCAGACACTCCTTAAGATAAAAGAACGTACAGATAAGCCAACAATACTTTTCCCGGGGAACGCCTCAGGCGTCAGCAGGTATGCAGATGCAATACTCTTCATGAGCCTCCTGAACTCCAGGGATATAAATTTCATAACTACGAGCCAGGCAATGGGAGCACCCCTTGTCTATAAGAGCGGTATCGAGCCTATTTCGATGGCATATATCATAGTAGAGCCCGGCGGAACTGTAGGGTGGGTAGGGGATGCAAAGCTCATTCCAAAGAACAAGCCGGAAATAGCGGTTGCCTATGCACTTGCAGGAAAATATATGGGGATGCATTATACATACCTTGAGGCAGGCTCCGGGGCCGGCGAGCCGATAAGACCTGAGATGATAGCTGCTGTCAAGCACGTTCTTGGAGACAACAAGCTTATTGTCGGCGGAGGCATACGTGATGGTGCAACTGCAAAGCAGTGCGCAGCTGCTGGCGCGGACATGATCGTCACTGGCACGGTGGTTGAAAATAGCTCAAATGTCACCGCAAAGATCGAAGAACTGGTATCAGCCATCAAGACCTGA
- a CDS encoding ABC transporter-like protein, protein MLKVSDIVKEYDSCSGKRRVLDSIGFAVADGEILGITGKSGSGKTTLLKILRGIETFDQGAIELDGRKVTLQSGEEGMRYLQSVSAIHLQRNFGLWNGPAFENIVRRLNALETGDESLPEPESPMYDKLKEEAMEYMRLVGLESKALHSANLLSGGEKQRLILARQLAAKPRMLLLDEPVTMTGPGTKQEILDVIKDLKGKLSIPIIVVSHLPEVHLYLCDRVAYLEDGKIIEVGKPESVLRHFLKGLNEQEGLAQVNKKEPIIKVKNLSNRFSLLRVGEVLKFTDLSLDINKGEITALIGQSGAGKTTLLKMIEGLRVPKEGDISYLHEGQWTNILKYSRQRADLRKKISIMHQEFTLSPNSTVREQMAFRLRLKGKRSLEYAREKAAELGISDKALDTLYSLPDLSEDEKDLLMKQMNLTVDIYSRLFPHITKEDVDGYAQDIFAALDLPLEILDKTPYQISGGEHVRAYIALALITYPEILILDEPFGDLDPVTLRDVTNSLKRINSKMDTTIVLVSHHMDFVREVAHRAILVDNAKIIMDGKPEEVCDRLVEMSDARYLDHDLKELAS, encoded by the coding sequence ATGCTTAAAGTATCCGACATCGTAAAGGAATATGACTCCTGTAGTGGTAAAAGGCGTGTTCTGGACAGCATCGGTTTTGCTGTTGCAGATGGGGAGATACTTGGAATAACAGGAAAAAGTGGCAGTGGTAAGACCACTCTTTTAAAGATTCTTCGGGGTATAGAGACTTTCGATCAGGGAGCAATTGAACTCGACGGAAGAAAAGTGACCCTGCAGTCCGGAGAAGAGGGAATGAGGTACCTCCAGTCCGTAAGTGCTATCCACCTGCAGCGTAACTTCGGACTGTGGAACGGACCTGCTTTTGAGAACATAGTCCGCCGGCTGAATGCACTGGAGACAGGAGATGAAAGCCTTCCCGAGCCGGAATCTCCTATGTATGACAAGCTTAAGGAAGAAGCCATGGAGTACATGAGACTCGTGGGACTTGAAAGCAAAGCACTCCATTCTGCGAACCTTCTCAGCGGAGGCGAGAAGCAAAGGCTCATACTCGCCCGCCAGCTTGCAGCAAAGCCTCGCATGTTGCTACTCGATGAACCGGTCACCATGACAGGACCGGGCACGAAACAGGAGATACTTGATGTAATAAAGGATCTCAAAGGAAAACTTAGCATACCTATTATTGTAGTATCACATCTTCCGGAAGTACACCTTTACCTTTGCGACCGGGTCGCATATCTTGAAGACGGAAAGATAATAGAGGTAGGAAAGCCTGAAAGTGTGCTCCGGCATTTCCTAAAGGGCCTTAATGAGCAGGAAGGACTTGCTCAGGTGAATAAAAAGGAACCTATCATAAAGGTAAAGAACCTCTCAAACCGCTTTTCCCTCTTAAGGGTTGGCGAAGTACTCAAATTCACAGACCTCTCCCTTGATATTAATAAAGGAGAAATCACGGCGCTCATAGGCCAGTCAGGTGCGGGCAAGACCACCCTTCTTAAGATGATAGAAGGTTTAAGAGTTCCAAAGGAAGGAGATATCTCTTACCTTCACGAAGGTCAATGGACCAATATATTGAAATATTCCAGGCAGCGTGCTGACCTGCGCAAGAAGATCAGCATCATGCACCAGGAATTCACGCTTTCTCCAAATTCCACCGTGCGGGAGCAGATGGCTTTCAGGCTCCGCCTCAAAGGTAAGAGGTCACTGGAATATGCCAGGGAAAAAGCCGCCGAGCTTGGGATATCGGACAAGGCATTGGATACCCTTTACAGCCTTCCCGATCTCTCGGAGGATGAGAAGGACCTGCTGATGAAGCAGATGAACCTGACAGTGGACATATATTCCCGGCTTTTCCCGCATATCACAAAAGAAGATGTGGACGGATACGCACAAGATATCTTCGCTGCACTTGACCTCCCCTTAGAGATACTGGACAAGACACCTTACCAGATAAGCGGCGGGGAACATGTGCGCGCATACATTGCCCTTGCGCTCATAACCTATCCGGAGATACTTATACTCGATGAACCGTTCGGGGACCTTGACCCTGTAACTCTCAGGGATGTGACCAACTCCCTCAAGAGAATAAACAGCAAAATGGACACTACTATCGTACTTGTGAGCCACCACATGGACTTTGTCAGAGAGGTCGCGCACAGAGCGATACTGGTCGACAACGCAAAGATAATAATGGACGGGAAACCTGAAGAGGTCTGTGACAGGCTTGTTGAGATGAGTGATGCCAGGTACCTTGATCATGACCTGAAGGAACTGGCAAGCTGA